From one endosymbiont of Galathealinum brachiosum genomic stretch:
- a CDS encoding ribonuclease E/G, whose protein sequence is MKRILINALQKEETRVAMVDGQQLYDLDIEVSSHEQKKASIYKGTITRVEPSLEAAFVNYGADRHGFLPFKEISRTYFTDEARNASGRPDIRTAIKEGQQVIVQVDKEERGNKGAALTTFISLAGRYLVLMPNNPRAGGVSRRIEGDDRKEIRDAMSGLEIPKGMGLIVRTAGVGRATEELQWDMDYQAQVWGAIEKAADARQAPFLIYQESNVIIRALRDYFRDDIGEILIDSPEVYKTAEDFVKQVMPNSQRKLKLYQDDIPMFNRYQIEGQIESAFQREVTLPSGGSIVVDLTEALISIDINSARATKGGDIEETATNTNLEAADEIARQLRLRDLGGLVVIDFIDMMANKNQRAVENRLRDALKMDRARVQIGRISRFGLLEMSRQRLRPSLGEATQKVCPQCNGYGTIRNIESLSLSLLRIAEEESLKEHTGRVIIKVPVEVATYIFNEKRKDLIEIENRTGVEISFIADKVMLLPHYEVSRLRKSEVGSVEGKTSYQLASETEEVYVPGRDSANSVEAEKPAVQSITPAQPAPVVEKKEEKPPGLLARLIKSLFGGAESEEKPKKPKQGNQQGNRNRNRNDRNRNSRGRRDGNRNDNKGRGQKQGNKQQNKQQQSRQQNKPSADKRDEQQNANRQNKNQQNRNQQNRNKNQRDDKQQSARPDSSKVDKDSTDQTVNQAASQQNEMPNSGQQDTQKDGSKRGNRRGRGRRRGGNRNDNRQQGDQQNSQQGDQQVSQQKTQQTTDQAPSVNKPVEKQADGNRAQQTGDKKPQQNPSANKSENNSPAPQSTQNVKQDVKTQESKPKPQNVKAEAAPAPAPASTPKQSKSAESKPVESKPAQAPVNNEVKSAPPKTVESAKPQSKPVHQKQSKPQADASKSAAKPWEFQGQKPAEKSQAKPEQKKPAQPAKSAAPAPANNKSSKPAEKSERKPWEF, encoded by the coding sequence ATGAAACGAATTTTAATCAACGCTCTCCAGAAAGAGGAGACGCGCGTTGCGATGGTCGATGGCCAGCAACTTTACGATCTGGATATCGAAGTATCCTCACACGAGCAAAAGAAAGCCAGCATATACAAGGGTACAATTACCCGGGTTGAGCCAAGTCTGGAAGCGGCTTTCGTTAACTATGGTGCTGATCGCCATGGTTTCCTGCCTTTTAAAGAAATCTCTCGCACCTACTTTACCGATGAAGCGCGTAATGCATCTGGTCGCCCTGATATTCGCACAGCGATTAAGGAAGGTCAGCAGGTTATTGTGCAGGTTGATAAAGAAGAGCGTGGTAATAAAGGCGCTGCACTGACAACATTTATATCTCTGGCAGGTCGTTATCTGGTATTAATGCCAAATAACCCGCGTGCCGGTGGTGTTTCTCGTCGTATTGAAGGTGATGATCGTAAAGAAATTCGCGATGCGATGAGTGGTCTGGAAATCCCTAAAGGTATGGGGCTTATTGTGCGCACCGCAGGCGTAGGTCGTGCGACAGAAGAATTACAATGGGATATGGATTATCAGGCGCAGGTCTGGGGTGCTATAGAAAAAGCAGCCGATGCCCGTCAGGCTCCATTCCTTATATACCAGGAAAGTAATGTTATTATTCGCGCACTGCGTGACTATTTCCGTGATGATATCGGTGAAATCCTGATAGACAGCCCGGAAGTTTATAAAACAGCTGAAGATTTTGTAAAGCAGGTTATGCCTAATAGCCAGCGTAAATTGAAGTTATATCAAGATGATATTCCGATGTTTAATCGATATCAGATTGAAGGCCAGATAGAGTCTGCGTTCCAGCGTGAAGTGACATTGCCTTCAGGTGGTTCAATCGTTGTTGACCTTACTGAAGCACTGATATCAATCGATATTAACTCAGCCCGTGCTACAAAAGGCGGTGATATTGAGGAAACAGCTACTAATACCAACCTTGAAGCGGCCGATGAAATTGCTCGTCAGTTACGTTTACGTGATCTGGGTGGTCTGGTGGTTATCGATTTTATCGATATGATGGCAAATAAGAATCAACGTGCGGTAGAAAACCGTTTACGTGATGCATTGAAGATGGATCGTGCACGTGTGCAGATTGGTCGAATTTCACGTTTTGGTTTACTCGAAATGTCGCGTCAGAGATTGCGTCCGTCACTAGGGGAGGCAACACAGAAAGTATGTCCTCAGTGTAACGGTTATGGCACGATTCGTAATATTGAATCACTGTCTCTATCTTTGTTACGAATTGCAGAAGAAGAATCACTTAAAGAGCATACCGGTCGTGTGATTATTAAGGTGCCGGTTGAAGTGGCAACTTATATCTTTAATGAAAAACGTAAAGATTTAATTGAAATTGAAAACCGTACGGGTGTAGAGATTTCATTTATTGCTGATAAAGTCATGTTGCTTCCACATTATGAAGTAAGTCGTTTACGTAAATCTGAAGTGGGTAGTGTAGAAGGTAAAACTTCATACCAGCTTGCAAGTGAAACTGAAGAAGTTTATGTGCCCGGTCGTGATTCTGCAAATTCAGTTGAAGCTGAAAAGCCAGCGGTTCAATCGATTACGCCTGCACAACCTGCTCCGGTAGTTGAGAAAAAAGAAGAGAAACCGCCTGGTTTACTTGCACGTCTTATTAAGTCTTTATTTGGTGGCGCAGAGTCAGAAGAAAAACCTAAAAAGCCAAAACAGGGTAATCAGCAGGGTAATCGTAATCGTAATCGTAACGATCGTAATCGAAATAGTCGTGGACGTCGTGATGGTAATCGTAACGATAATAAGGGGCGCGGTCAGAAGCAGGGAAATAAGCAGCAGAATAAACAGCAGCAGTCTCGTCAACAAAATAAACCTTCTGCAGACAAGCGTGATGAGCAGCAAAATGCGAACAGGCAGAACAAAAATCAGCAAAATAGAAATCAGCAAAATAGAAATAAAAATCAGCGCGATGATAAACAGCAGTCAGCTAGACCTGATTCTTCTAAAGTAGATAAAGATTCAACTGATCAAACTGTTAATCAGGCAGCTTCACAGCAAAATGAAATGCCTAATAGTGGTCAGCAGGATACTCAAAAAGACGGTTCAAAACGTGGAAATCGTCGTGGTAGAGGTCGCCGTCGTGGCGGGAATCGTAATGATAATCGTCAGCAGGGTGATCAACAGAATAGTCAGCAGGGTGATCAGCAGGTTTCACAGCAAAAGACTCAGCAGACAACAGATCAGGCTCCATCAGTAAATAAGCCGGTAGAAAAACAGGCTGATGGTAACCGTGCGCAGCAGACGGGTGATAAAAAACCGCAGCAAAATCCATCTGCAAATAAATCAGAAAATAATTCACCCGCTCCACAGAGTACACAAAATGTGAAGCAGGATGTTAAAACTCAGGAATCAAAACCGAAACCGCAAAATGTTAAAGCTGAAGCAGCACCTGCACCAGCACCAGCATCAACACCAAAGCAGTCAAAGTCAGCTGAGTCTAAACCGGTTGAATCTAAACCTGCTCAGGCACCTGTTAATAATGAGGTTAAGTCAGCTCCACCTAAAACGGTAGAAAGTGCAAAACCTCAGTCTAAACCTGTGCATCAGAAGCAATCTAAACCACAGGCAGATGCATCTAAGTCTGCTGCTAAACCCTGGGAATTTCAGGGGCAGAAGCCTGCAGAAAAATCGCAGGCTAAACCTGAACAGAAAAAGCCAGCACAGCCAGCTAAATCAGCTGCACCTGCACCGGCTAATAATAAGAGTTCTAAACCGGCTGAAAAATCAGAGCGTAAGCCCTGGGAATTTTAG
- a CDS encoding 30S ribosomal protein S6, which produces MRHYEIVFLVHPDQSEQVPAMIERYKGIIESKGGKIHRLEDWGRRQLAYSINKIHKAHYVLMNVECGNEEMAELESGFRFNDAVLRNMVIKCKEAITEQSPLMKEEESKKSDKRETKVETTEESAPAPTEEAAPEADASAE; this is translated from the coding sequence ATGCGTCATTACGAAATAGTGTTTTTGGTCCACCCTGACCAAAGCGAACAGGTGCCAGCGATGATAGAACGCTATAAAGGCATTATTGAATCTAAAGGTGGCAAAATTCACCGTCTTGAAGATTGGGGCCGTCGTCAACTGGCTTATTCAATCAATAAAATCCATAAAGCTCATTACGTTCTGATGAATGTAGAGTGCGGCAATGAAGAAATGGCTGAGCTGGAATCTGGCTTCCGTTTTAACGATGCTGTTCTACGTAATATGGTTATCAAGTGCAAAGAAGCTATCACTGAGCAATCTCCTCTTATGAAAGAAGAAGAAAGCAAGAAGTCTGATAAGCGTGAAACTAAAGTTGAAACAACTGAAGAATCTGCACCTGCACCTACTGAAGAAGCTGCTCCTGAAGCAGATGCTTCTGCTGAATAA
- a CDS encoding DUF2892 domain-containing protein, which translates to MFRLTVSIFVAIPLLIFPQSLWFFPWFVGIMLTMSGVTGVCPMMLLLQWLGFKSAT; encoded by the coding sequence ATGTTCAGATTAACTGTTTCGATATTTGTTGCCATTCCTTTACTTATTTTCCCCCAGTCACTGTGGTTTTTCCCCTGGTTTGTGGGAATAATGCTTACCATGTCAGGAGTTACCGGCGTCTGCCCAATGATGCTACTTTTACAGTGGTTAGGTTTTAAGAGTGCCACGTAG
- a CDS encoding S49 family peptidase: protein MSEGNNWEKDVLTSIATEGLKEQKRTRRWGIFFKLLTFAYLITLLVMLNPDFQEAASKNEKHTALVDLKGVIAPSAEASADNVVTGLRKAFKDPATAGVVLRINSPGGSPVQSGYIYDEILRLREKYPDIPMYAVISDICASGGYYVASAAEKIYADQASIVGSIGVRMDNFGFVDAMKKIGVERRTLTAGKNKALLDPFGPEDPVVIAHMRGLLKSVHDQFINAVKQGRGDRLKEVDGMFEGLIWTGDQSVEIGLVDELGNSSYVAREVIGEETIVKFTEEPDFLERFSDKIGVHISTLLIEKELTPQLR, encoded by the coding sequence ATGAGCGAAGGCAACAACTGGGAAAAAGATGTACTGACATCTATTGCTACAGAAGGACTAAAAGAACAGAAAAGAACCCGCCGCTGGGGAATCTTTTTTAAATTACTGACCTTTGCCTATCTAATTACATTACTGGTCATGCTTAACCCTGATTTTCAGGAAGCCGCCAGTAAGAATGAGAAACACACGGCTTTAGTCGATCTTAAAGGCGTTATAGCTCCGAGCGCAGAAGCCAGTGCTGACAACGTGGTAACCGGCTTACGTAAGGCATTTAAAGACCCGGCTACTGCTGGTGTAGTATTACGCATTAATAGCCCGGGTGGTAGCCCGGTTCAATCCGGTTACATCTATGATGAAATTCTAAGACTTCGTGAAAAATATCCTGATATTCCGATGTATGCGGTTATTAGTGATATTTGTGCTTCCGGTGGTTATTACGTAGCGTCTGCAGCAGAAAAAATATACGCCGATCAGGCCAGCATAGTCGGTTCAATTGGTGTTCGCATGGATAACTTTGGCTTTGTCGATGCTATGAAAAAAATTGGTGTTGAACGCAGAACCCTGACAGCTGGTAAAAACAAGGCATTACTCGATCCATTTGGACCTGAAGACCCGGTCGTCATCGCCCATATGAGAGGTTTACTTAAGAGTGTGCACGATCAATTTATAAATGCAGTTAAACAGGGTCGTGGCGATCGCCTGAAAGAAGTAGATGGTATGTTTGAGGGACTAATCTGGACTGGTGATCAAAGTGTTGAGATTGGACTGGTAGATGAACTGGGCAATTCCAGTTACGTAGCGCGTGAAGTTATAGGTGAAGAAACTATAGTTAAGTTTACTGAAGAACCCGATTTTCTGGAGCGTTTTTCCGATAAAATCGGTGTTCACATCAGTACTCTGCTTATTGAGAAAGAGTTAACACCGCAGCTTCGTTAA
- a CDS encoding phosphotyrosine protein phosphatase, with translation MVNVLFVCMGNICRSPSAEGYFRHIVEKAGLTEQIKTDSAGTHAYHIGSPPDTRAQASASKRGIDLSDLRGRKVENKDFKSFDYVIAMDNSNHADLQDVANGNPDNLFMFLKFAENFSENEVPDPYYGGDQGFEHVLDLIEDASLGLLNDIREKHDI, from the coding sequence ATGGTTAATGTGTTATTTGTTTGCATGGGCAATATTTGCCGATCACCCAGTGCTGAAGGTTATTTTCGTCATATTGTTGAAAAAGCTGGCCTAACGGAACAGATTAAAACGGATTCAGCCGGTACACACGCCTATCATATAGGATCTCCACCCGATACTCGTGCACAGGCATCAGCCTCTAAACGCGGCATAGATTTAAGCGATTTACGTGGCCGTAAGGTTGAAAATAAAGATTTTAAAAGCTTTGATTATGTAATTGCCATGGATAACAGTAACCATGCCGATCTTCAGGATGTTGCTAATGGCAACCCTGACAATCTATTTATGTTTCTAAAATTTGCAGAGAATTTTTCAGAAAATGAAGTTCCTGACCCATACTATGGTGGTGATCAGGGTTTTGAGCATGTCCTGGATTTAATTGAAGACGCTTCATTAGGTTTACTAAACGACATCCGCGAAAAGCACGATATTTAA
- a CDS encoding 50S ribosomal protein L9 translates to MDIILLEKVDRLGKLGDVVSVKNGFARNFLLPFGKAKIANEANVKELEERRAEFEAKEAETLATATALKAKLDEMTISITSKSGSEGKLFGSVGNADIAEAIVAAGVDIEKKVVRLPTGPIRNAGEYEIDLHLHSDVNAQIKLTIIGEE, encoded by the coding sequence ATGGATATCATTCTATTAGAAAAAGTTGATCGCCTGGGTAAGCTGGGTGATGTAGTAAGCGTTAAAAATGGCTTCGCACGTAATTTCCTATTACCATTTGGTAAAGCTAAAATTGCTAACGAAGCAAACGTTAAAGAGTTAGAAGAGCGTCGTGCTGAATTTGAAGCTAAAGAAGCTGAAACACTAGCAACTGCAACTGCACTTAAAGCCAAATTAGATGAAATGACTATTAGCATTACATCTAAGTCAGGTTCTGAAGGTAAGTTATTCGGTTCTGTAGGTAATGCAGATATTGCCGAAGCGATTGTTGCTGCAGGCGTAGATATCGAGAAGAAAGTGGTTCGTCTTCCTACTGGTCCAATTCGTAATGCGGGTGAGTATGAAATTGATCTACATTTACATTCTGATGTAAATGCACAGATTAAGTTGACGATTATTGGTGAAGAATAA
- a CDS encoding cysteine--tRNA ligase, producing the protein MLKIYNTYTNQKEQFKPIEPNKVRMYVCGMTVYDLCHLGHARVLVVFDMVTRYLKSQGYDVTYVRNVTDIDDKIIARANENGEDFNDLTSRFITAMHEDAHALGVLPPDEEPRATSSMDDIISMIETLIEKGFAYAASNGDVYYDVSEFKDYGKLSGKIIEDLRAGERVAIDENKNDPVDFVLWKAAKPDEPFWESPWGKGRPGWHIECSAMSTCCLGNTFDIHGGGQDLQFPHHENEIAQSEAATGEKFVNLWMHNGFVRIDDEKMSKSLGNFFTIREILERYRAEDVRYFILASHYRSPLNYADTLLDSAGAALSRLYTALRDTEITEMNDDSKEYVQRFESAMNEDFNTAEAMSVLFDLANQINKLKTTDVNKASALAATLKHLGDVLGLLQDDPESYLKSGGSSGGLDDSAIDDLITQRTQAKIDKNWGEADRIRDALKEQGIELEDKGAETSWRRA; encoded by the coding sequence ATGTTAAAAATCTACAATACCTATACGAATCAAAAAGAACAATTCAAACCTATCGAGCCAAATAAGGTTCGTATGTATGTCTGTGGTATGACGGTTTATGATCTGTGTCATTTAGGGCATGCCAGAGTGCTGGTGGTGTTTGATATGGTGACTCGTTATCTTAAATCACAGGGGTACGATGTGACCTATGTGCGTAATGTAACGGATATTGACGATAAGATTATTGCCCGAGCGAATGAAAATGGTGAAGATTTTAATGATCTAACCAGCCGATTTATTACAGCGATGCATGAAGATGCGCATGCGCTGGGTGTGCTGCCTCCGGATGAAGAGCCGCGTGCAACTTCATCTATGGATGATATTATTTCGATGATTGAAACCCTGATTGAAAAAGGTTTTGCTTATGCCGCGAGTAACGGTGATGTGTATTACGATGTCAGTGAGTTCAAAGATTACGGGAAGCTTTCCGGAAAAATTATTGAAGACTTACGTGCAGGTGAGCGTGTAGCGATCGATGAAAATAAAAATGATCCAGTTGATTTTGTATTATGGAAAGCGGCAAAACCTGATGAACCTTTCTGGGAGTCACCCTGGGGTAAAGGACGTCCGGGCTGGCATATAGAGTGTTCTGCTATGTCAACCTGTTGCCTGGGTAATACATTTGATATTCATGGTGGTGGGCAGGATTTGCAGTTTCCTCATCATGAAAATGAAATTGCACAAAGTGAAGCGGCAACAGGTGAAAAATTTGTAAATTTATGGATGCATAATGGTTTTGTGCGCATCGATGATGAAAAGATGTCCAAGTCACTGGGTAATTTCTTTACCATTCGTGAAATTTTAGAGCGTTATCGTGCAGAAGATGTTCGTTACTTTATTTTAGCTAGCCATTATCGTAGCCCGTTAAACTACGCAGATACATTATTAGACAGTGCGGGCGCTGCATTAAGTCGTTTATATACAGCATTGCGTGATACTGAAATTACAGAAATGAATGATGATTCGAAAGAATATGTTCAGCGTTTTGAAAGTGCCATGAATGAAGATTTTAATACGGCTGAGGCAATGTCTGTATTATTTGATCTTGCAAATCAGATTAACAAGCTGAAAACAACAGATGTTAATAAAGCCTCGGCACTTGCTGCTACATTAAAACACCTGGGTGATGTTTTAGGCTTGTTACAGGATGATCCTGAAAGTTACTTAAAAAGTGGTGGTAGTTCAGGTGGTCTGGATGATTCGGCGATAGACGATTTAATAACACAGCGTACACAGGCTAAAATCGATAAAAACTGGGGTGAAGCTGATCGTATTCGTGATGCGTTAAAAGAACAGGGTATTGAGCTGGAAGATAAGGGGGCAGAAACTAGCTGGCGCAGGGCGTGA
- a CDS encoding hydrolase produces the protein MKYLHIYSFISLLFVSTAVASAIRTITVDGLQREFHIYQPQNINTPVPLLMVFHGGGGNAEKMRDVSQFDVIAGREKFIVVYAQSHKGHWNDGRKSTSDGVNDIAYVNAIISLLVDNEEVDKSSVFATGISNGGFFTQRLACESSSFKAYASVVATMGLSLYQSCKPSNAINILMINGREDTFVPWGGGEVKKGWFRGKGGKIVSVDKMMAFWRSHNQCERQRRMQLENKDTQDNTLVTQVSYNSCRDGVTLQQLDIEGGGHIWPGYPLKFFGRRLLGNSSMDIDASEEIWGFFENTKGLSKSGD, from the coding sequence ATGAAATATTTACATATTTATAGCTTTATTTCTCTGTTGTTTGTTTCGACCGCTGTGGCTTCGGCTATACGTACAATTACTGTAGATGGCCTGCAGCGTGAATTTCATATTTATCAACCGCAAAATATCAATACACCTGTTCCCCTGTTAATGGTTTTTCATGGGGGTGGCGGTAACGCGGAAAAAATGCGTGATGTTAGTCAATTTGATGTTATTGCAGGGCGTGAAAAATTTATCGTTGTTTATGCACAATCTCATAAAGGGCACTGGAATGATGGTCGTAAATCGACATCAGATGGTGTTAATGATATTGCTTATGTAAATGCGATTATCAGTCTGCTTGTCGATAACGAAGAGGTCGATAAATCCAGTGTTTTTGCTACAGGCATATCAAACGGTGGTTTTTTTACTCAGCGTCTGGCCTGTGAGTCGAGCTCATTTAAAGCTTATGCATCTGTCGTTGCAACAATGGGCCTGTCACTTTATCAATCCTGTAAACCGTCGAATGCGATCAATATATTAATGATTAATGGTCGTGAAGATACGTTTGTGCCATGGGGTGGGGGCGAAGTTAAGAAAGGCTGGTTCAGGGGGAAAGGAGGTAAAATTGTTTCTGTTGATAAGATGATGGCGTTCTGGCGCTCACATAACCAGTGTGAGAGACAAAGACGTATGCAGCTGGAAAATAAAGATACTCAGGACAATACTCTTGTGACACAGGTGAGTTATAACTCATGTCGTGATGGTGTTACATTGCAGCAGCTAGATATAGAGGGAGGGGGGCATATATGGCCTGGTTACCCTCTTAAGTTCTTTGGTAGACGATTATTAGGCAATAGCTCTATGGATATTGACGCCTCAGAGGAAATATGGGGCTTTTTTGAAAACACGAAAGGTTTATCTAAATCTGGTGATTAG
- a CDS encoding HAD family hydrolase: MNTPLPYKLLIFDWDGTIMDSVARIVDCLRISSEQVLGEEKRSDHELKDVIGLGLREAIQQLHPTSNEKQISEMSDAYRYQYMEVNKTSSVLFDGAEAILENLEMQGYWLAVATGKGRQGLDQVLEITGLRPRFHTTRCASETFSKPHPLMLEEILQQLGLDVEDALMIGDTEYDMEMAKNANMDRLGVSYGVHPTERLMKHQPIGCIDHINQLQNFLNNL, translated from the coding sequence ATGAATACACCACTTCCATACAAACTATTAATTTTCGACTGGGACGGCACCATTATGGATTCCGTTGCACGTATCGTTGACTGCCTGCGAATTTCAAGTGAACAGGTACTCGGCGAAGAAAAGCGCAGTGACCATGAACTTAAAGATGTGATTGGTTTAGGTTTACGTGAAGCCATTCAGCAACTACATCCGACATCAAACGAAAAACAGATCAGTGAAATGTCAGATGCTTATCGTTACCAGTATATGGAAGTAAATAAAACCTCATCTGTTTTATTTGACGGTGCTGAAGCCATTTTAGAAAACCTTGAAATGCAGGGTTACTGGCTTGCAGTTGCCACAGGCAAAGGCCGCCAGGGCCTTGATCAGGTTCTGGAAATTACCGGACTGAGACCTCGCTTTCATACAACGCGATGTGCCTCTGAAACATTTTCTAAACCGCATCCTTTAATGCTGGAAGAAATTCTTCAACAATTAGGCCTTGATGTCGAAGATGCTCTAATGATCGGTGACACCGAATATGATATGGAAATGGCAAAAAATGCCAATATGGATCGCCTGGGAGTGAGTTATGGAGTACACCCGACAGAGCGCCTAATGAAACACCAGCCAATTGGCTGTATTGATCATATAAATCAGCTACAAAATTTCCTGAACAACCTGTAG
- a CDS encoding 23S rRNA pseudouridine(955/2504/2580) synthase produces the protein MSDLPHHGVQLLEIGPRNEKQRLDNYLLSQLKGVPKSRVYKLLRSGQVRVNKGRKKADYRLKAGDIVRIPPVRMEVADDSKAPQHLVNRVSQSVIFEDDQLLVLNKPAGIAVHSGSNLKFGVIEMLRQARPDDPMLELVHRLDRETSGCLIIAKTLKTLNQLHQHFRDKAEHMEKIYRAIVIGRWQGAEKIIDLPLLKSGSRSGERFVEVNPQGKEARSLFTPLEYKDQLSLMEVKIFTGRTHQIRVHAQAVGFPIVGDSKYGNLDFNASLKKHGFKRMYLHAYKLGFSLGSQNYNICAPLDSEWEKLLNEHE, from the coding sequence ATGTCAGATTTACCCCATCACGGCGTCCAGTTACTGGAAATAGGCCCCCGCAATGAAAAACAACGACTCGACAACTACCTGTTAAGTCAGCTCAAGGGCGTACCTAAAAGTCGGGTATACAAACTCTTGCGTAGCGGTCAGGTTCGAGTCAATAAAGGTCGAAAAAAAGCCGATTATCGATTAAAAGCCGGGGATATTGTACGCATCCCGCCGGTTCGCATGGAAGTGGCAGACGATAGCAAAGCCCCTCAGCACCTGGTTAACCGAGTTAGCCAGTCAGTCATATTTGAAGATGATCAACTACTCGTTTTAAACAAACCTGCTGGTATTGCCGTTCACAGTGGCAGTAACCTCAAATTTGGTGTCATTGAAATGTTACGTCAGGCTCGCCCCGATGATCCGATGCTTGAACTGGTGCACCGCTTAGACAGGGAAACATCAGGTTGCCTGATCATTGCAAAAACACTGAAAACCTTAAACCAGCTTCACCAGCACTTTCGTGACAAAGCCGAGCACATGGAAAAAATTTACCGGGCAATTGTTATTGGGCGTTGGCAAGGTGCCGAAAAAATCATCGATCTGCCATTACTTAAAAGCGGTTCCCGTAGTGGTGAACGATTTGTAGAAGTAAACCCACAGGGAAAAGAAGCACGCAGTTTGTTTACGCCACTGGAATATAAAGACCAGTTGAGTTTGATGGAAGTAAAAATATTTACCGGACGTACACACCAGATTCGTGTACATGCTCAGGCAGTGGGATTCCCGATTGTTGGTGATAGTAAATATGGAAACCTGGATTTCAATGCATCTCTTAAAAAACACGGTTTTAAACGTATGTATCTGCACGCATACAAGCTGGGCTTTTCTTTAGGATCACAAAACTATAATATTTGCGCGCCACTCGATAGTGAGTGGGAAAAATTATTAAACGAACACGAATAA
- the rpsR gene encoding 30S ribosomal protein S18 has translation MAYFRRKKFCRFTAEGITQCDYKDLNLLKNFVGETGKIVPARITGTKAKYQRQVTTAIKRARYLALLPYTDQH, from the coding sequence ATGGCATATTTTCGTCGTAAAAAATTCTGTCGTTTCACTGCTGAAGGCATTACACAGTGTGACTACAAAGATCTTAATCTGCTGAAAAACTTTGTTGGTGAAACAGGTAAAATTGTACCTGCACGTATCACAGGTACTAAAGCTAAATACCAACGTCAGGTAACAACTGCAATTAAGCGTGCGCGCTACCTTGCATTGCTTCCTTACACTGACCAGCACTAA
- a CDS encoding group 1 truncated hemoglobin has translation MKIDKTLYDRLGGIETLNKVHKIFYDKIYAHSWLKKYFAEKPQHVLEEQQTDFMMQLFGGPKGYSGKSPKSAHQHMLITEELFEERAKILSASIKEAGVADDLRNEWIAADAALKKALIKHSIDECSVAYPTQPILDFPK, from the coding sequence ATGAAAATAGATAAGACTTTATATGACCGTCTTGGCGGCATTGAAACACTCAATAAGGTACATAAGATATTTTATGACAAAATCTATGCACACAGCTGGTTGAAAAAATACTTTGCTGAAAAACCACAGCACGTACTTGAAGAACAGCAAACTGATTTTATGATGCAGCTATTCGGTGGACCTAAAGGTTATAGCGGAAAAAGCCCCAAGTCTGCTCATCAACATATGTTAATCACCGAAGAGTTATTCGAAGAGCGAGCAAAGATTCTATCTGCATCCATCAAAGAAGCAGGTGTCGCTGATGATTTAAGAAATGAATGGATTGCTGCTGATGCAGCATTAAAAAAAGCATTAATAAAACACTCAATAGATGAGTGCTCCGTCGCCTACCCTACCCAGCCAATTCTTGATTTTCCAAAATAA